Genomic window (Pseudomonas hydrolytica):
GGGAGCAGAACAACTACTTCGCCCCACAAGGTAGCGGTGAGCCGTACACCATCATGATCCCGCCGCCGAACGTCACCGGCAGCCTGCACATGGGGCACGGCTTCAACAACGCGATCATGGATGCGCTGATCCGTTTCCGCCGCATGCAGGGCCGCAACACCCTGTGGCAGCCGGGCACCGACCACGCCGGTATCGCCACCCAGATGGTGGTGGAGCGCCAGCTCGCCGCGCAGGGCATCGGCCGTCACGACCTGGGCCGCGAGAAGTTCCTGGAGAAGGTCTGGGAGTGGAAGAACCAGTCCGGCGGCACCATCACCCGGCAGATCCGCCGCCTGGGCAGCTCGGTGGACTGGTCGCGCGAGCGCTTCACCATGGACGACGGTCTGTCCGAAGCGGTCAAGGAAGCCTTCGTGCGCCTGCACGAGGATGGCCTGATCTACCGCGGCAAGCGCCTGGTCAACTGGGACACCAAGTTCCACACCGCCATTTCCGACCTGGAAGTGGAAAACCACGACGAGAAAGGCTCGCTGTGGAACCTGCGCTACCCGCTGGCCGACGGCAAGAAGACCGCCGACGGCAAGGACTACCTGATCGTCGCCACCACCCGCCCGGAAACCATGCTCGGCGACAGCGCCGTGGCCGTGCATCCGGAAGACGAGCGCTACAAGGCGCTGATCGGCAGCTTCGTCGAACTGCCGCTGGTGGGCCGCCGCATTCCGATCGTCGCCGACGACTATTGCGACCCCGAGTTCGGCACCGGCTGCGTGAAGATCACCCCGGCGCACGACTTCAACGACTACGAAGTGGGTAAGCGCCACAACCTGCCGCTGATCAACATCTTCGACGCCGACGCCGCCGTGCTGGCGCGCGCCCAGGTGTTCAACCTCGACGGCAGCGTCAACAGCATCGTTGACGGCAGCCTGCCGGCCGAATACGCCGGCCTGGACCGCTTCGAGGCGCGCAAGCGCATCGTCGCCGCCTTCGAAGCCGCGGGCCTCTTGGAGAAGATCGAAGACCACGCGCTGAAAGTACCGAAGGGCGACCGCTCCGGCACCGTGATCGAGCCGTGGCTGACCGACCAGTGGTACGTCTCCACCAAGCCGCTGGCCGAGAAGGCCATCGCCGTGGTCGAGAGCGGCGAGATCCAGTTCGTGCCCAAGCAGTACGAGAACATGTACTTCAGCTGGATGCGTGATATCCAGGACTGGTGCATCAGCCGTCAGCTGTGGTGGGGCCACCGCATCCCGGCCTGGTACGACGAGGCCGGCAACGTCTATGTCGGCCGCGACGAGGCGGAAGTGCGCGCCAAGCACAACCTCGAAGGCGTCGCCCTGCGCCAGGACGAAGACGTGCTGGACACCTGGTTCAGCTCCGGCCTGTGGACCTTCTCCACCCTCGGCTGGCCCGAGCAGACCGATTTCCTCAAGACCTTCCACCCCACCGACGTGCTGGTCACCGGCTTCGACATCATCTTCTTCTGGGTCGCGCGGATGATCATGCTGTCGACCCACCTGACCGGGCAGATCCCGTTCAAGACCGTGTACGTGCACGGCCTGGTGCGCGACGGCCAGGGCCAGAAGATGTCCAAGTCCAAGGGCAACGTGCTCGACCCGCTGGACATCGTCGACGGCATCACCCTGGACGAGCTGCTGGAAAAACGCACCAGCGGCATGATGCAGCCCAAGCTGGCCGAGAAGATCGCCAAGCAGACCCGCGCCGAGTTCCCCGAGGGCATCGCCAGCTACGGCACCGACGCCCTGCGCTTCACCTTCTGCTCGCTGGCCACCACCGGCCGTGACGTGAAGTTCGACATGGGCCGCGTCGAGGGCTACCGCAACTTCTGCAACAAGCTGTGGAACGCCACCAACTTCGTCCTGGAAAACACCGAAGGCAAGGACTGCGGCGTCAATGGCGAGCCGGTGGAGCTGTCCGCCGTCGACCGCTGGATCATTTCCGCCCTGCAGCGCTGCGAGCAGGACGTCACCCGCCACCTCGACGCCTTCCGCTTCGACCTGGCCACCCAGGCCCTGTACGAATTCGTCTGGGACGAGTACTGCGCCTGGTACCTGGAGCTGGTGAAGCCGGTGCTGTGGGACGAAACCGCCAGCGCCGAGCGCCAGCGCGGCACCCGTCGCACCCTGGTACGCGTACTGGAAGTAATCCTGCGCCTGGCCCATCCGTTCATGCCCTTCATCACCGAAGAGATCTGGCAGCGCATCAAGGCACTGGCCGGCAAGGACGGCGCCACCCTGATGCTGCAGCCCTGGCCGGTGGCAGCCGAGGAGCGCATCGACGCCGCCGCCGAGGCCGATATCGAGTGGGTCAAGCAGCTGATGCTCGGCGTACGGCAGATCCGTGGCGAGATGAAGATTTCCATGGCCAAGCGTATCGACATCATCGTCGCCAACGCCTCGGACTCCGACCTGCGCCGCCTGGCCGACTTCGAGCCGCTGCTGAGCAAGCTGGCCAAGCTGGAGTCGGTCCGCGTGCTGGGCGCAGGCGAGGAAGCGCCGATGTCCGCCACTGCCCTGGTCGGCGAGATGCAGGTGCTGGTGCCGATGGCCGGGCTGATCGACAAGGACGCCGAGCTGGCGCGCCTGGACAAGGAAGTCGCTCGCCTGCAGGGCGAAGTGCAGCGCGTCGGCGGCAAGCTGGCCAATGAAGGCTTCGTCGCCAAGGCGCCGGCCGAAGTGCTGGACAAGGAACGCGCCAAGCTGGCCGAGGCCGAGCAGGCGCTGAGCAAGCTGGTGGAACAGCGCGGCAAGATCGCCGCGCTCTGATCCCAGCGCAATACCCACAGGCCCGCGCCCTAACCGGCGCGGGTTTTGTTTTTTCTGCAGAGGCCCCACTCGGCCTCCGTTTCATCGATTGACCGGTACCCCCATGACTGCCCGCTCCCCTTCCCTACTCGACGCGCTGCTGCCCATTGGCGTGCTCGTCGTGCTGCTCGGCCTTTCCGTCTACCTGTTCGGCGACGGCTCCTCCAGCGGACCGAACCAGATCGCGCTGATGAGCGCCGCCTTCGTCGCCGGCCTGGTCGGACTGAAGAACGGCCTGCGCTGGGCCGATATCGAGGAAGGCATACTCGCCGGCATCCATATGGCGATGAAGGCCAACCTGATCCTGCTGGCGGTCGGCGCCCTGATCGGCACCTGGATTCTCGCCGGCACCGTGCCGACCATGATCTGGCTGGGCCTGAAGCTGATCAGCGCCGAGTACTTCTACGTCACCAGCTGCCTGATCTGCGCGCTCACCGCGCTGTCCATCGGCAGCTCCTGGACGGTGGCCGGCACCCTCGGCATCGGCCTGATGGGCGTGGCCGCGGGCCTGGGGCTGGATCCAGCGATCACCGCCGGGGCGATCATTTCCGGCGCCTACTTCGGCGACAAGCTGTCGCCGCTGTCGGACACCACCAACCTGGCCCCGGCCGCCGCCGGCGCCGATCTGTTCGCGCACATCCGCAACATGCTGCGTACCACCACGCCGGCGCTGCTGATCGCCCTGGCGATCTTCTTCGTGCTCGGCCAGCAGGCCGGCGCCAGCCACGACACCGGGCGTATCGCCGAGGTGCTGGCGGCGCTGGAGGCGCAGTTCCGCCTGGGCTGGCATCTGCTGCTGCCGGTGGCCTTCCTGCTGTTTCTTGCCATGCGCCAGTGGGCGGCCTTTCCGGCGGTGTTTCTCGCCGCGCTGCTCGGCGCGGTGTTCGCCCTGGTGTTTCAGCCGGAGGTGATGAGCCGCCTGGCCGATCCGGCGGCCGGCGTCCTGGCGCCGCTGAAAACGGTGTGGAGCGCGCTGTTCGCCGGCTACGAGTCAGCCAGCGGCAATGCCGAGCTGGACGGTCTGCTGTCCAAGGGCGGCATGGGCAGCATGCTCACCACCGTGTGGCTGATCATCTGCGCCATGTGCTTCGGCGGCGTGCTGGAGCGCCTGGGCCTGCTGCAACGCCTGCTGCAGAGCGCGTTGCGCCTGGTGCGCAGCGACAGCGGCCTGGTTGCCAGCACCATCACCACCAGCATCGGCACCAATGTCATCACCGCCGACCAGTACATCGCCCTGGTGCTGCCGGGACGCATGTACCGCGCCGAGTACGAGAAACGCAGCCTGGCGCCGACCAGCCTGTCGCGCGCCCTGGAAGACGGCGGCACCCTGACTTCGGTGCTGGTGCCCTGGAACACCTGCGGCGCCTACATGGCCGCCACCCTCGGCGTGGCCACCCTGAGCTACCTGCCGTACTGCTTCTTCAACCTGATCATGCCGGTGCTGGCCATCGTCCTGGCCTACGTGCTGCCGCCCAAGCGCCAGGCGCAGGAAGTCTGAGCGAGCCGTGGCTAACGGCGCGCTGGGCGCAGCGCCGTTGGCCATGCAGCAGAAACTGCCGCGCTCCCGCCATCTACGAGGGCTGGAGCCCCAGGCTCTTACAGAATCTCGCCAAAAAGTATCGTTTGACTTCTCCAAAGCAGTGTTTTCAGCGCTGCCCACTCCCAATTGCCGAACTTTTCAGGCATCTTCTGCGGCCTCCCCCGGAGGCCTTACGCCGGGGGCTTCCACTCTTATAAAAATCGGAACCCTGATCATGTATGCGTTGATGGCACTCGTCTTTGTCCTCGGCTACCTGTGCATTGCACTGGAGCACCCGTTGAAGATCGACAAGGCGGCCTCAGCGCTGCTCACCGCCGTGGTGGCCTGGACTCTTCTGGTCCTGGGTGCGGACAGCATCCTGCCGCTGCTCGGTACGGGTACCGCCGGCGCCAGCACCAACAGCCATCATGTGATCGAGGAGCTGCGCCATCACCTGGGCGAGATCTCCGAGATCCTGTTCTTCCTCATGGGCGCCATGACCATCGTCGAGCTGATCGACGCCCACGAAGGCTTCAAGGTGATCACCGACCGCATCCGCACCACCAAGCGCGTGCACCTGCTGTGGCTGGTGGGCCTGATCACCTTCTTCCTGTCCGCCGCGCTGGACAACCTGGCCACCACCATCGTGATGATCTCGCTGCTGCGCAAACTGATCGCCGACAAGCACGAGCGCTGGTTCTACGCCGGTATCGTGGTGATCGCCGCCAACTCCGGCGGCGCCTGGTCGCCCATCGGCGACGTGACCACCACCATGCTGTGGATCGGCAACCAGATCACCGCCACCGGTATCGTCGTCAAGCTGATCGTGCCCAGCCTGATCTGCCTGCTGGTGCCGCTGATCATCATGAGCTTCCGCCTCAAGGGCGAGGTCATCCCGCCGCGCCTGAAGGAAAGCGCCGAAAGCCGCCGCGACCCGACCACCCCGTTCGAGCGCAACCTGGTGTTCTGCTTAGGGCTAGGCGCGCTGATCTTCGTGCCGATCTTCAAGACCATCACCCATCTGCCGCCGTACATGGGCATCCTCTTCGGCCTGAGCGTACTGTGGGTGACCACCGAAATCATTCACCGCAGCAAGAACAGCGAAGACAAGGACCCGCTGTCGGTGGTCGGTGTACTGCGCCGCATCGACATCACCAGCGTGCTGTTCTTCCTCGGCATCCTGCTGGCAGTGTCGGCCCTGTCCAGCGCCGGCCACCTGATCCAGGTCGCCACCTACCTCAAGGACGGCCTCGGCAACGTCTACAGCATCGCCATTTCCATCGGCCTGCTGTCGGCCGTGGTGGACAACGTGCCGATGGTCGCCGGCGCCATGAAGATGTATCCGCTGGTCAGCCCGGAAGCCCTGGCGGCTGCCGCGGCGGACGAGCTGCCATGGCTGAGCAACTTCGTGGTCAACGGCAACTTCTGGGAAATGCTCGCCTACTGCGCCGGCACCGGCGGCAGCTGCCTGATCATCGGCTCGGCGGCCGGCGTGGCGGCCATGGGCATGGAGAAGATCAACTTCATCTGGTACCTGAAGAAGATCACCGGCCTGGCCTTCATCGGTTACCTGGCCGGTGCCGTCACCTATATGCTGATGTTCGCCGCCTGATCCCGGTGCGGCGCTCGGCCCCGAACAGGAAGTCGCCATGCACACGAGCAAGACCCGCACCAGCTTCTACCGCCGCCTCTACCTGGCCTGGCTGATCGACAGCGGCCAGGCCACCAGCGTCCCGGCGTTGATGGCCGCCACCGGCATGCCGCGACGCACCGCGCAGGACACCCTCGCCGCGCTGGAGGAACTGGATATCGACTGCCGGTTCGAGCAGGGCGAGGGCGAGCGCAACAACGCCGGCCACTACCTGATCCACGACTGGGGGCCGATCGACAAGCGCTGGATCGCCGCCCACCTGCAGCAGATCAAGACCACGCTGGGTTATCCCTGAAATAATCGCGCCCGTATGTCATGGGAATTGCGATGAATCCTGATCTGCTCTGGGTGCTGGCCTTGCTGGCCGGCGCCGTCACCCTCTTCGTCATCGGCAGGCCACGCATGGACGTGGTCGCTCTGCTGGTGCTGGTCGCCCTGCCGCTGACCGGTGTGCTCGACCTGCAACAGACCCTGGCCGGCTTCAGCGACGCCAACGTCATCCTGATTGCCGCGCTGTTCGTCATCGGCGACGGCCTGGTGCGCACCGGCATCGCCTACCGTCTGGGCGACTGGCTGGTGGCCAGGGCCGGCAGCAGCGAGACGCGCCTGCTGATACTGCTGATGCTGGCGGTGGCCGGGCTGGGTTCGGTGATGAGCTCCACCGGGGTGGTGGCGATTTTCATCCCCGTGGTGCTCGGCGTGGCTGCGCGCCTGCGCATCGCCCCGGCGCGGCTGATGATGCCGCTGGCCTTTGCCGGGCTGATCAGCGGCATGCTCACCCTGGTGGCCACCCCGCCGAACCTGGTGGTGCACGCCGAACTGCGCCGCGCCGGTCTGGACGGCTTCGGTTTTTTCGATTTCACCCCCATCGGCCTGGCCATCCTGGTGCTGGGTATCGGTTACATGCTGCTGGCGCGGCGCTGGCTGGTGCGCAAGGGCGCCGGTGACGCTGCCGAGCCACCGCGCCTGACCCTGGCCGACCTGGCCGAGCGCTACCGCCTGGGCGAACGCGAGCGACGCCTGCAGGTGCGTGCCGACTCGCCCCTGGCCAACCAGGTGCTCAACGAGCTGGCCCTGCGTCGCGATCACGGCATCAATGTCATCGCCATCGAGCGCCGCCAGCGCCTGCGTACCCTGCTGCTGATGGCCAGCGGCAATACCCTGCTGGAGCCGGGCGACGTGCTGCTGGTGGACATCGCCAGCCCCACCATCGGCCTGCTCGGCAGCTACCAGGCGCTGGGCCTGGAACCCATGCCGCTGCCGCATTCGTACTTCAGCCTGCATACCCATGAGCTGGGCCTGGCCGAGGTGGCGCTGCCACCGGAGTCGCAACTACCCGGCAAGACCATTCAGGAACTGGGCATTCGCTCGCGGCACAAGCTCAACGTGGTCGGCCTGCGCCGCCAGGGCCAGGCGCTGGAAGGCGTGCTGGTGGACGAAAAGCTCAAGGCCTCCGACACCCTGCTGGTGGCCGGTGCCTGGCGCGACATCCACCGCCTGCAGGGGCTGAGCCGCGATTTTCTGGTGCTCAGCCTGCCGGCGGAGGTGGCCGAGGTGGCGCCAGCCGCGCGCAAGGCGCCCTACGCGCTGCTCAGCCTGGCGGTGATGGTGGGGCTGATGGTCAGCGGCCTGGTGCCCAACGTGCAGGCCGCGCTGATCGCCTGCCTGCTGCTGGGCGCGTTTCGCTGCATCGACCTGGACAGTGCCTACCGCGCCATCCACTGGCCGACGCTGATCCTCATCGTCGGCATGCTGCCCTTCGCCCAGGCGCTGCAGCAAACCGGCGGCGTCGAGCTGGCCGTGCAGGGGCTGGTAAGTGGCCTGGGCGATGCCGGGCCACGCTTGATACTCGCCAGCCTGTTCGCCCTCACCGCGGTGATCGGCCTGTTCATCTCCAACACTGCCACCGCGGTGCTGATGGCCCCGGTGGCCATCGCCACGGCGCAGGCGCTGGGCGCCTCGCCGCTGCCCTTCGCCATGACCGTGGCGCTGGCGGCGTCGGCCGCCTTCATGACGCCGATCTCCTCGCCGGTGAACACCCTGGTGCTCGGCCCCGGGCAATACCGCTTCGGCGACTTCGTGCGCATCGGCGTACCCTTCACCCTGCTGGTGATGCTGGTCAGCGTGCTGCTGGTGCCACTGATCTTTCCGCTCTGAGGTCGACGAACACTCGGCCCCTCAGCGAATCACGCGGCCGGCGGCACTACCAGCGCATCGCTGTCGACCGTGGCCAGCAGACGACTGGCCACGCTGCCCAGAAAGAAGCGCGACAACCCTTCGCGGGCATGGGTGCCGAGCACCAGCAGGTCGGCACCGGATTGGCGCAGCGCCTCGCCGATCACTCCCTCGGGCGAGCCCACATGCACTTGCAGACGCTCGTTCGCCAGGCTCACTCCGTCCTCGCTCAGGCGCTCGACCAGCTGCTGACGCAGCAGTTCGCGCTGATTCTGCAGCACCTCGACGCTCAGTCCAGCTTCCATCATCGCGCCCGGCGCCACCGGCTCCACTGCACCGACCACATGGAAGTCATCGGCAGCCAGCAGACCCAGTTGGCGAGCCTGGCGCAAGGCCTGCTGCGAGGTGCGCGACAGATCCATCGCCAGCAGGGCATGACGGTACTCGCGGGTGACCGGGCCGTTGACCCGCAGCACCGGCAGATGGCTGCTGCGCACCACGCGCTCCAGGGTGGTGCCGACGAAGAAGTCGCGCAGCGCCGATTTGCGATGCGCGCCCACCACCAGCAGGTCGGCGCCCATGCCCTGGGCGCTCTCGACGATGATCGCCGCAGGCTCGCCACTGCCCACCACCACGTGCGGACGGCTGCCGGCCTGCTCGGCCAGGCGCTCGGCCTGCGCATGCAGCAGCGTCTCGGCCTGCTGCACCTGACTGGCGACGTGTTCGGCCGGCGCATCGTCGTCGATCACGTGCAGCAGACACCACTCGCCGCCACCCTGGCGGCGGATCAGTTGCACGGCACGCTGCACGGCGTGAGCCGAGCGCTCGGACAGATCGGTGGCTACCAGAATCTTGATCATTGCGTTCTCCTCGACAGGCTCTTGGCCCGTTCCATTGAGCACCTGGCAAAGCCCTCAGTGCTTGATGCAGATCAGGCCGAGCGTAAAGAAACCGTCTATGGTCCTAGCGGAACATCGATGGAGGCTCCCGAATGGACACTCGGCTCCCTGAAAACTCTGACAGCGCCTGGCACCAACTGACTCCGCAACAAGCGTTGGACGCCCAACAGAGCAGCCAGACCGGTCTCAGCGACGCAGAGGCCAGCGCGCGCCTGCAACGCCATGGCCCCAATCGCCTGCCGCCGCCCAAGCGACGCGGCCCTTTGTTGCGTTTGCTGTACCAGTTCCACAACGTGCTGCTGTACATGATGATGGCCGCCGCCCTGGTCACCGCCCTGCTCGGCCACTGGGTCGATACCGGGGTGATCCTCGCCGCGGTGCTGATCAACGTGGTGATCGGCTTCATCCAGGAAGGCAAGGCGGAGAATGCCCTCGACGCCATCCGCAGCCTGCTGTCGCCGCACGCCCTGGTGCTGCGCGGCGGCGAACGCCGGGAGATCGACGCCGAACAGCTGGTGCCCGGCGACATCGTCCTGCTCGCCTCCGGCGACAAGGTGCCGGCCGACCTGCGCCTGATCAGCGTGAAGAACCTGCTGGTGGAAGAAGCGGCGCTGACCGGCGAATCGCTGCCGGTGGAAAAGTCCCTGGCCCATTGCCAGGCGGACGCAGCGCTGGGCGACCGGCGCTGCATGGCCTATTCCGGCACCCTGGTGGCCAGCGGTCAGGCCAGCGGGGTGGTGGTGGCCACCGGTGCGGATACCGAGCTGGGCCGCATCGGCGCCATGCTGCAGCAGGTGCAGGCAATGACCACGCCGCTGCTGCGGCAGATCGAGCAGTTCAGCCGCTGGCTGGCGCTGGCCATCCTGATCTTCGCCATGGCCACCTTCGCCCTCGGCACCTTCTGGCACGGCCAGGACCCGGCCGAGATGTTCATGATGGTGGTGGCGCTGACCGCCGCCGCCATCCCCGAAGGCCTGCCGGCACTGATGACGGTGATCCTCGCCCTCGGCGTGCAGCGCATGGCCGGGCGCAACGCCATCGTGCGGCGTCTGCCGGCGGTGGAAACCCTCGGCTCGGTAACGGTGATCTGCTCGGACAAGACCGGCACCCTGACGCGCAACGAAATGACCGTGCAGCGCCTGGTCAGCGCTAGCCGGGTGCTCGACGTCAGCGGCGTCGGCTATGCCCCGGAGGGCGCCTTCCATCTCGACGGCGCGCTGGTCGAGCCGGATGCCGCGCTGCTGGAAATCGCCCGCGCCGCCACCCTGTGCAACGACGCCCAGCTGCAGCAGGACGCCGCCGGAACCTGGCGCCTGCAGGGCGACCCCACCGAGGGCGCCCTGCACACCCTGGCGTTGAAGGCCGGGCTGGACACCCCGACGCTGAACCTGCAGTTGCCGCGTAGCGACACCATCCCCTTCGAGTCCGAGCACCGCTTCATGGCCAGCCTGCACCATGACCACCAGGGCCATGGCGTGATCTACCTCAAGGGCGCGCCTGAGCGCCTGCTGGAGATGTGCAGCGGCCAGCGCGATGCCGACGGTGGCGTGCAACCGCTGGACGCCGACTACTGGCGGCGCCAGGCCACCGATCTGGCGGCCCGCGGCCTGCGCCTGCTGGCCATCGCCAGCCGCACGGTAAGCGCCGAGCAGCGCAGCCTGAGCTTCGCCGACGTGGAACAGGACATGTGCCTGCTGGCCCTGGTCGGCATCATCGACCCACCGCGCGAGGAAGCCATCGCCGCCGTCGCCGAATGCCAGCGCGCCGGCATCCGGGTGAAGATGATCACCGGCGACCACGCCGAAACCGCGCGCGCCATCGGCGCCCAGCTGGGTATCGGTGTCGGCCTGCCGGCGCTGACCGGCGCGGAGCTGGAACTGCTCGACGAGCGCCGTCTGCGCGAGGTGCTGCCCGGCGTCGAGGTATTCGCCCGCGCCAGCCCCGAGCACAAGCTGCGCCTGGTGCAGGCCATGCAGGCCAGCGGCGAGGTGGTGGCGATGACCGGCGACGGCGTCAACGACGCCCCGGCCCTCAAGCGCGCCGACGTTGGCGTGGCCATGGGCGACAAGGGCACCGAAGCGGCCAAGGAGGCAGCCGAAGTGGTGCTGACCGACGACAACTTCGCCACCATCGCCGGCGCCGTGCGCGAGGGCCGGGCGATCTACGACAACCTGAAGAAGTTCATCCTCTTCGCCCTGCCCACCAACGGCGGCCAGGCGCTGATCGTGATCGCCGCCATCCTGTTCCAGCTGACCCTGCCGCTGACCCCGGCGCAGGTGCTGTGGATCAACATGGTCACCTCGGTGACCCTGGGCCTGGCGCTGGCCTTCGAACCGGCCGAGGCCGGGCTGATGGACCGTCCGCCGCGAGCGCCGGACGAGCCCTTGCTGTCGGGCTTGTTCGTCTGGCGCGTGCTGCTGGTGTCGCTGCTGATGGCCGGTGCCGGCATCGGCCTGTTCCTCTGGGAACTGCAGCAGGGCACCGGGCTGGACAGCGCAAGGACCATGGCGCTGAACGCGGTGGTGATGTGCGAGGTGTTCTACCTGATCAACAGCCGACGCATCTTCGCCTCGGTGCTCAGCCTCGACGGCCTGCTGGGCAGCCGCGCGGTGCTGCTGGCGATCGCCGCCTGCCTGCTGCTGCAGGCGCTGTACACCTACGCGCCGCCGATGCAGCGGCTGTTCAATTCCACCGCGCTGGATGCGGCGCAGTGGGCGCGCGTGGTGCTGGCCGGGCTGGCGGTGTTCTGCATCGCCGAGCTGGAGAAGTGGGTGATTCGTCGTTTGCGCCTGCAGCCGAGCGGGTGACCGCGGTGCGCACGGCGCACCCTACGGAGCGCAGGGTGTCGCGGGGCCGCCCAGGCCGTGCGCACCAACCGTTCTACGCCCGCT
Coding sequences:
- a CDS encoding cation-transporting P-type ATPase, whose protein sequence is MDTRLPENSDSAWHQLTPQQALDAQQSSQTGLSDAEASARLQRHGPNRLPPPKRRGPLLRLLYQFHNVLLYMMMAAALVTALLGHWVDTGVILAAVLINVVIGFIQEGKAENALDAIRSLLSPHALVLRGGERREIDAEQLVPGDIVLLASGDKVPADLRLISVKNLLVEEAALTGESLPVEKSLAHCQADAALGDRRCMAYSGTLVASGQASGVVVATGADTELGRIGAMLQQVQAMTTPLLRQIEQFSRWLALAILIFAMATFALGTFWHGQDPAEMFMMVVALTAAAIPEGLPALMTVILALGVQRMAGRNAIVRRLPAVETLGSVTVICSDKTGTLTRNEMTVQRLVSASRVLDVSGVGYAPEGAFHLDGALVEPDAALLEIARAATLCNDAQLQQDAAGTWRLQGDPTEGALHTLALKAGLDTPTLNLQLPRSDTIPFESEHRFMASLHHDHQGHGVIYLKGAPERLLEMCSGQRDADGGVQPLDADYWRRQATDLAARGLRLLAIASRTVSAEQRSLSFADVEQDMCLLALVGIIDPPREEAIAAVAECQRAGIRVKMITGDHAETARAIGAQLGIGVGLPALTGAELELLDERRLREVLPGVEVFARASPEHKLRLVQAMQASGEVVAMTGDGVNDAPALKRADVGVAMGDKGTEAAKEAAEVVLTDDNFATIAGAVREGRAIYDNLKKFILFALPTNGGQALIVIAAILFQLTLPLTPAQVLWINMVTSVTLGLALAFEPAEAGLMDRPPRAPDEPLLSGLFVWRVLLVSLLMAGAGIGLFLWELQQGTGLDSARTMALNAVVMCEVFYLINSRRIFASVLSLDGLLGSRAVLLAIAACLLLQALYTYAPPMQRLFNSTALDAAQWARVVLAGLAVFCIAELEKWVIRRLRLQPSG